The following are from one region of the Acipenser ruthenus unplaced genomic scaffold, fAciRut3.2 maternal haplotype, whole genome shotgun sequence genome:
- the LOC117434055 gene encoding basal cell adhesion molecule, whose translation ASLLSSLSAGGQAVLQVSVPPEVDAELGKSISIPCIYSSSSKTSNVIVEWFITERGGDRQRVAYRSSSDSGTDKNTELSGRVSVDQDSSLSLSAVEIGDERDFHCQITAGPAGSGEGSAHLRVYSAPQTPEVSPQTKIISVTDPSVSEVSTCTSKNGNPAPKIIWYKDSTPLPEVTESNDNMYMVPRVVKESSGLYTITNTLYFKTSKEDKDSQFHCQVEYVVPGGTTETKDSPKFSLSLHYYTEEVTFALVTPKKVKEGDDVTLKCKADGFPEPEYELTKIQPDGSIEDKGTFSGMFTLHSVTRNDGGKYRCEALDFDSPPEVKLKKDVTLLVHYLDPVTVSPSSSVSVPLGGSVDLGCTTTGSKTPSFMWKKGSQVVSQSASLVLKEVSFEAVGSYSCVASVPGISGLVKEAITNVTVTGKAQIVDLSYSGQVSKEGELLTLSCTAQGHPEPQISWTPTGLEAISSVTGNKVTSTVTLPVTPILVDSGVICEASNEHGSSRKKFNVNIHKETPTVTPPVDTEVDPILKTANRQEQGGSGAAVIAVVVCVLLLLILVGFLYFLQKKGKLPCGRQGKEDIVNTEANADEIVVEMKSGKPNEEAGLLDSNGRQRPMRDQ comes from the exons gcgtctctcctctcctctctctctgcaggcGGGCAGGCCGTGCTCCAGGTCTCTGTCCCCCCGGAGGTGGATGCAGAGCTGGGGAAGTCCATCAGCATCCCCTGCATCTACTCCTCCAGCAGTAAGACCAGCAACGTGATCGTGGAGTGGTTCATC ACGGAGCGCGGGGGCGACAGACAGCGAGTTGCCTATCGCAGCTCCTCGGACTCCGGCACGGATAAGAACACAGAGCTGTCGGGCCGGGTCAGTGTGGACCAggactcctctctctctctcagcgctGTGGAGATCGGGGACGAGCGAGACTTTCACTGCCAGATCACTGCGGGGCCGGCGGGGAGCGGAGAGGGGAGCGCACACCTGCGGGTCTACT CTGCCCCACAGACCCCTGAAGTCAGCCCCCAAACCAAGATCATCTCAGTGACTGACCCTTCAGTGTCAGAG GTCAGCACTTGCACCAGCAAGAATGGAAACCCCGCCCCCAAAATCATCTGGTACAAAGACTCTACCCCCCTTCCTGAGGTCACAGAGAGCAACGACA ATATGTACATGGTGCCTCGTGTAGTAAAGGAATCGTCTGGTCTCTACACCATCACCAACACGCTGTACTTCAAAACCAGTAAGGAGGACAAAGACTCCCAGTTTCACTGCCAGGTGGAGTACGTCGTGCCGGGGGGGACGACAGAAACCAAGGACTCGCCCAAATTCAGCCTGTCCCTGCACT ATTACACGGAGGAAGTGACCTTTGCTCTGGTGACCCCGAAGAAGGTGAAGGAGGGTGATGATGTCACTCTGAAGTGCAAGGCAGATGGTTTCCCTGAACCAGAGTACGAGTTAACAAAGATTCAG CCGGATGGCAGCATTGAGGATAAGGGCACCTTCTCTGGAATGTTCACCCTCCACTCGGTAACCCGCAACGACGGGGGCAAGTACCGCTGCGAGGCGCTGGATTTCGATTCGCCCCCAGAGGTCAAACTGAAGAAGGACGTCACTCTGTTAGTCCACT ATCTGGACCCGGTCACTGTGTCTCCTTCCAGCTCCGTCTCGGTTCCTCTAGGGGGCAGCGTGGATCTGGGCTGCACCACCACTGGCTCGAAGACACCCTCTTTCATGTGGAAGAAG GGCTCCCAGGTGGTCTCTCAGTCTGCTTCTCTGGTCCTGAAGGAGGTCTCGTTCGAGGCAGTGGGCAGCTACAGCTGTGTGGCCAGCGTGCCCGGCATCTCTGGACTGGTCAAGGAGGCCATCACCAACGTCACTGTTACTG GAAAGGCCCAGATCGTTGACCTGTCCTACAGCGGTCAGGTATCAAAAGAAGGGGAGCTCCTCACTCTGTCCTGCACGGCTCAGGGTCACCCCGAACCCCAAATCTCATGGACCCCCACTGGACTGGAG GCTATCAGCTCAGTGACCGGGAACAAAGTGACCAGCACCGTGACCCTGCCAGTGACCCCCATTCTGGTGGACAGCGGGGTCATCTGCGAGGCCAGCAACGAGCATGGCTCCAGCAGGAAGAAGTTCAACGTGAACATTCACAAAG aaacaccAACAGTCACTCCTCCTGTAGATACTGAAG TGGACCCCATACTCAAGACAG CGAATCGTCAGGAGCAGGGAGGCAGCGGCGCGGCGGTCATCGCGGTCGTGGTCTGTGTCCTGTTGCTCCTCATTCTCGTCGGCTTCCTCTACTTCCTGCAGAAGAAGGGCAAGCTGCCCTGCGGCCGGCAGGGGAAGGAAGACAT TGTCAACACAGAGGCTAACGCAGACGAGATAGTTGTGGAGATGAAGTCTGGCAAACCCAACGAGGAGGCGGGGCTTCTGGACTCCAACGGGCGCCAGAGGCCAATGCGAGATCAG TGA